The Vigna unguiculata cultivar IT97K-499-35 chromosome 6, ASM411807v1, whole genome shotgun sequence genome contains a region encoding:
- the LOC114187854 gene encoding uncharacterized protein LOC114187854 → MCKNFRYKLGMEFCSLKEAKQAIREHAVLNGRQVEFVKIDKVRVRVVCKKRCGFIILVSKVGSCHSFRVKTLVDVHQCARVFNNKNANIELVSKVVMDKFRNVGNMSTNQIMDDIKRSGNWIVVWAGGDKFEVTQGFTIEKFVVDLKQLSSTCWFWELVSIPCRHVVTAINYRLEQTENYVHRFYKKEAYQRCYGEQISPINGQPLWPKTNSQQILPPSYKTHAGRPRKLRRREADETVSHSKISRRNLKMKCTRCDQFSHNIRGCKNQPKKHAGGETRIKKQSSRRKGPVGTRIAPPTDTSKNSSTSNTPGAGTRGMEPTLGSQPSSNNPTA, encoded by the exons ATGTGTAAGAACTTCAGGTACAAGCTTGGAATGGAATTTTGTTCATTGAAAGAGGCCAAACAAGCAATTAGAGAGCATGCGGTTTTGAATGGGAGACAGGTTGAATTTGTGAAAATTGACAAAGTAAGAGTCAGAGTTGTCTGCAAAAAAAGATGTGGCTTTATAATTTTGGTCAGCAAAGTTGGCTCATGTCATAGCTTTAGAGTTAAAACATTAGTTGATGTACATCAATGTGCAAGAGTTTTTAACAACAAAAATGCCAATATAGAGTTGGTATCGAAAGTTGTTATGGATAAGTTTAGAAATGTTGGTAATATgtcaacaaatcaaattatggATGACATTAAGAGGAGTGGAAATTGGATAGTTGTTTGGGCTGGTGGTGATAAGTTTGAGGTCACACAAGGTTTTACCATTGAGAAGTTTGTAGTTGACTTAAAACAACTTTCAAGTACATGCTGGTTTTGGGAGTTAGTTAGTATCCCTTGTAGACATGTTGTGACTGCTATAAATTATAGACTAGAACAAACAGAAAACTATGTTCACAGATTTTACAAAAAGGAAGCATACCAACGTTGTTATGGAGAACAAATTTCCCCAATTAATGGTCAACCTTTGTGGCCAAAAACcaattcacaacaaattttaccTCCATCATACAAGACACATGCTGGAAGGCCAAGGAAATTAAGAAGGAGGGAAGCAGATGAAACTGTTAGTCACTCAAAAATCAGCAGAAGAAATTTGAAGATGAAGTGCACAAGATGTGATCAATTCAGTCACAACATAAGAGGATgcaaaaatcaaccaaaaaaaCACGCAGGG GGGGAAACCAGGATCAAGAAGCAATCTTCAAGAAGAAAAGGACCTGTAGGTACAAGAATTGCTCCACCCACGGATACCAGCAAGAATAGTTCCACCAGCAACACTCCAGGAGCAGGGACGAGAGGAATGGAACCAACTTTAGGTTCTCAACCTAGCTCCAACAACCCCACTGCCTAG